In Bombus pascuorum chromosome 13, iyBomPasc1.1, whole genome shotgun sequence, a single genomic region encodes these proteins:
- the LOC132913495 gene encoding diphthine methyltransferase, with protein sequence MFRTLDTFDTEFSADSVEWCPIDSFKDVFVCGTYQLMKDENLPSNVSSKRLGRIYLFQIVQNGRLIILQKLEVPAVLDMKWAHVTLQNKILLGVVNSLGHLQIYQLKNDNEKITLELLVQKRVGDEVLALSLDWCTGRLTNEVSLKIVVSDSKGFVSLFELNENELDKINSWSAHGFEAWIAAFNYWDTNIIYSGGDDCKFQCIDTRIKTRVSNNVHGAGVTSIHSNAAREFLLSSGSYDEILRLWDTRNLKQPISNTNLGGGIWRLKWDPFKRKYLLAACMYSGFRIVDCENTEIPSVIGEYNEHESIAYGCDWSYLNSEEISGQILEKETQYAFLMTTCSFYDHVLKLSALYLKNN encoded by the exons ATGTTCCGTACTTTGGATACTTTCGATACAGAATTTTCCGCTGATTCAGTTGAATGGTGTCCAATAGATTCCTTCAAAGATGTATTTGTTTGTGGAACGTATCAATTAATGAAAGACGAGAATTTACCATCCAATGTGTCATCAAAACGTTTAGGAAGAATTTATCTATttcaaattgtacaaaatggACGCTtaataatattgcaaaaattaGAAGTACCCGCTGTATTGGATATGAAATGGGCGCATGTtacattacaaaataaaattttactcgGTGTTGTAAACTCTTTAGGGCACTTacaaatttatcaacttaaaAATGACAACGAAAAGATAACTCTAGAATTATTAGTGCAAAAGAGAGTTGGCGATGAAGTACTTGCATTATCTTTAGATTGGTGTACCGGAAGATTGACAAATGAAGTCAGTTTAAAAATAGTAGTTAGCGACTCAAAAGGTTTCGTCTCATTGTTTGAGTTAAACGAAAATGaacttgataaaattaattcatggTCAGCACATGGATTTGAAGCATGGATTGCAGCTTTTAATTATTGGGACACAAACATTATATATAGCG gTGGCGATGACtgtaaatttcaatgtatTGATACGAGGATAAAGACTCGGGTTTCAAATAATGTTCACGGTGCAGGCGTTACAAGTATTCATAGTAATGCAGCgagagaatttttattatcatctgGAAG TTATGATGAAATATTGAGATTATGGGATACGAGAAACTTGAAGCAGCCAATTTCAAATACGAATCTAGGTGGCGGCATTTGGCGTTTAAAATGGGATCCctttaaacgaaaatatttgttggCTGCTTGCATGTATAGCGGATTTAGAATAGTCGACTGCGAAAACACTGAAATACCGTCTGTTATTGGCGAGTATAATGAACACGAAAGTATAGCATATGGGTGCGATTGGAGTTACTTAAATAGCGAAGAAATATCAGGACAAATACTCGAAAAAGAAACACAATATGCATTTCTAATGACTACTTGTTCTTTTTATGAtcatgttttaaaattatccgcattatatttaaagaataactaa